DNA from Malus sylvestris chromosome 11, drMalSylv7.2, whole genome shotgun sequence:
CTGGTCTACTGTCTTAAACCATGTGCGTGCAAGCTTGCCAGTGAATCCATAATCACCAAATAATGCATCCGTCACGCCTTGGCCTTCTGTTCCCGGAAGCCAAGCTGCGACAAGTGCGTCAATTCCAGCAAGATAGGGTTGAATCACGACAGGGCGGCCAGAAATAACCACGACAACACATTTCACAGCTCCACACACATTGGCTATTGTGCTCGGTCCAGGTTGTGGTATGGTCAGATTCAAGTTATCTCCAAATGTTTCAGCATATGGGGGTTCGCCCACAACAACAATAGCATAGGAAAATTTGTTGGACTTGACAAAGTTGGCATCGGGGTTCTCGTTGTAGACAACTTGGGTGGTAGGATCAACTGTACTTTTTATGGCACTGAGGATTGTGGTACCTGATACAACgttgaatcattgattaataaactTTTGGGTATACGAATATACTATAACAGAACATACTCACAAAGACTTTGATCAGGTGAGTTTGAGAGATCATTCAAAAGACCGATGATGGCGCAATGGTTAACTCAACACGTACCCATTGTATTATTGTTGCCTTCAAGGCCCTGCCATGTGATTGTCCAGCCTCCACATTGATTGCCCAAGTTGTCAGCGTGGCTTCCTGCTACTAGTATCTTCCCAGCTTTCTTGGGAAGGGGAAGCAATGGCTTATAAGCAGATTTTCCATTCTTTAGCAGAACGAGTGATTTTCTTACAGCTTCCCTCGCCAATTCTCTGTGCTCCTGTGAAAAGCCAGCATTTGAAGAAAAGGGTTTGAATACGGCAGATGAAGAGATCAAACTTATTTTGTATCAACGAGCTACAAACATACGGACCTTACTTCCCAGCTGGCTGGCCAGGCTGAGATCCGCCAAGGGATTCTCAAAAAGCCCCATAACAAACTTAACCCTCAAAATTCTCTTCACGGCATCATCGATCCTGCTCATGGGGATGATATTGTTCTTGACTTGATATGTTAGATCATCAATAAAGTCAGTGAAGTTGTAGGGAACCATTATCTGTAACAACCCCCCAGATATACGTTagcaaaccaaaataaaaacctGGCATGTCTCATCTTGAGGTAGTACTATAATATAAACAGCATACCGAAAGTTTATTACATTATAATGGCCAAAAGTTACACTTTTAATTAGACTAACCATGTCAATTCCAGCACCAACTCCAGCTTGAACCGAATATGAATAGTTAGCTTTGGGAGGAGATGTAATCCTGTCAATACCTTCCCAATCTGATATGACGAAACCCTGACACCACCCACCAAGAGACAGTTATGCCCAGCACTAGTAATCAGCACCACAGCAGACAAGTTATGTAAAATGACATTCCTTACCCGGAAACGTAGCTTGTCCTTAAGGTATCCGGTTACAAGTTCTTTGTTTGCGTGCATTTTCTTCCCATTCCAACTCGAGTAAGACACCATAACTGTTGCAACACCCTTGAGGATGGAATTGAGGTATGCAGGCATGTGAATACGGAGCAATCCATTCAAATCAATCACAGTGTTGTTCTCATTGATGCCCTTCGTTGTGCCACCGTCTCCAAGATAGTGCTTAGCACAGGCCGCAACCTTTCCTCTAGAGAAACGGGATGCAAGACGAATTACACCCAaattttttgtccaaatattttaaataatgaaAGAATACATCACAGGTAGATTACATATACAATTGATTTTTCGCCAGCAATTAAAATAGTCTGAACCACATGTAGTTTGGTGAATCAACATCATGGTTTTGATGCCTAATTAAAGAAGGCTCgaggccaaattaaagtgtaaaatatggTGGAAAATACTATAAGGACACCGAGGCATAGTCTCAATCTGTCACTTTCAAATGTTTTGCATTCGATCAATCGAGCCCCAGCTAACCAGAAACAGCAggaaattttaataaatataaCAAACTTGTGGAACTCAAGTGTTGTTACTCAATCAAATCTTGACCACTATATCTCTAACCAGGCCTACCATGTGGTCATTATGATCAAAATAAATGTCTGTAGAGGTACTTGTCTGAGACTCTCAAACTATTTACGGATAAGAACCATCACGACACAAATAATTCGCCCTAAACAGTGAAACCAATAAAAAGATCTCAAGTAGCAAATTTTTGAAAACTGGAAAGAGAAAAAAACGAAGTCTTACTTTGCAGTAGAAACATAGGGAGCCCCCTTTTGAGCAGTGGGAGGCATGTCTCCTTGCAGACCAGGTATTATCTCAGTCATTGCTTGAACAATCTTATGGTCTTCACTATAGCTTTCGTAGCACCTACCCCATCTTGGATCTCTGCAGACCTGCAAGAACAGTAGTAATACATAGTTTTAGTGGCATGCTCGGTCAAGTTTTGAAGTTTGTAACTAGAGATCTTGGATAATAAGACTACTCAATTACCGCAATACATGGGGCAAAGACATAAGGAATTCCGGTTGCCCTGACTTCAAGGGCAGTTGCTTCCCCAATTCTCTTGACAAGATTAGGATCTCTGAAACGGATAACATGCAAAATGAAGCATGAGTACATTGATTAGAAACATCAGACTATTTAATTTGACCGAAAGATCATAAACTTTCAGTAATGCTTGAATGAAGCCTGTGGACTTCCACTTATTTGGGTGAGAATGAATGTGACTTGCCTGGTGGCTCCCAGTCCAACATTGTGAGGGAAAATAGTAGCATTGTAGACATTGTTGTGGCCGTGAACCGCATCAATCCCATAGATCATGGGAATCCCGAGACGTGTAGATAGAGATCCCTTTTGGAGGCCATTCACCAGATTGATCCACGTCTCAGCTGAAGCTTTTGGGGCTGGTACACTCCCACCACCACTAAGCACACTCCCTGCAGAAAAACCAAATATCCCATTAAGGCATTACAAATTACACTAGGATCATTTCATTGGCTACTAAAACCAACATTGACATTACTGTAATTCCACTATTTTCCCTCCCTGCACCCAAGTTTGAATTTTGCTTCCAGTAGTTTAGATTAGAATAGAATATCGCCCGAATAAAAAACCCAGTATGGACAAACAGTCCAATATGGACATGTTGAGATGAACAATTGAAAATGTGGGTGAGATTGTTTGGTTACCAATGAAGTACTTGGTCATGACATCAGGGGTCGCCACTGTGCGCTCGATCTGCGTCATTTGGCCAATCTTTTCGGCAAGAGTCATTTGCTTCATGAGGTCTCGGATTCTAGCATTCAATGGCTGCTTTGGGTCTTTGTATTTGAAGTAGTCAGCTTCTGTCAGTCTCAGAGCTGATAGTAAGCAGCAGCATAAGAGTAGAAACCCCGTTAAGGGTATCGAAAATCTCGCCATTTTTGAATCTCAACTGGAGCTTCTGGATTGTTTGTAATCTGCAGAGAGGCCAGACCCAACAGGGTTCCATTAGAATACATACAGGAAGAAATGTAACTAAACATAAGCAGACAATGAAGAATGCTGTATAAGTAACTAAGATTAACAACAACTATTCGAAAAGTTGAGAGATTTCTACTTACATTGTAAGAAACTGAGCTCAAGAAACTccagagaggggagagagacacacacacacagaggagagagggagagagagagagaaagagagagagagatctggtAGAAAGTGGAGAAGTCAGTTGACGAAGGATAAGAAGGGTGGTGGGTGCTACTTATAGAAAGTAGCTTTATGATTTATGGACATTTTCTGAGTTTTCCAACTCGTCTATCTttctctaaaaaataaaaaataaaaaataaaacctcgTCTATTTATCTTAAATTCCATGAGTTTAATCCACCCACCCAAGGATTTCTACATAAAGTTCATTAAAATCCTCCCCCATGTGCTAAAACATGGCCGCCGGAGCGTGTTTTGTGCAATCACACACACAAGAACATGGAGTTGGCTTAGCGCGGAGGGATTCTTTAGTGTATTTGAAATACGAGCAGGTGCACTATGTATCAAATGTAAGTAGAGAGCCAACGACGGTTGACTCAGTTGGTAAGGTCTCTGTTTTGTGTGTCGCCCCACCAAAGTTTGGGTTATGCTGTCAACAATTATCGTTGATGCACGATATGTAAATTCCTACATAACTCCATCCGGCGGCAATTGAGAGTTAGGTGCCATGCATAAGTCCTTCCAGCTTGAGGTTGTTAGTTGCCCTGGCGCTGGTGGTGAGAGTAACCAATCTCCCCTTAAACTTCatctcacccaaaaaaaaaaaaaaatcattccaaCCGAAGTGTTATTTGCAGACTAGATTTGAAGCCTTTGTGATTAGATCATCTTCAAAGGTAATGTCAATTATGCCAAACAGGATCAAAAGACATTCAGGTGTTATCCAATGGATATGCCATATATGATGTGGCAACTGAATCACTTGACTCCTTACTTTCTAGTTGTCCTTTTTGAAAGCAAACAAAGAATGAGTCAActgtatttaatttaattattaagggtgcatttttgctcacccacattaactttggtgtatgctcaccatacaaCTTATTAGCTACCATGTGTCCCTTCTTCTAACCCTAGTTACTTGTTAATTAAATatatcattttcaatttttaaaactaattttaatcattaaacttaaaaataaataaataactcaaACCCTTCCCAACAATATTTCATTCCCCACCCACGCCAACCATTCAATTGATTCTTCAAAGTTCCACCCACCCAATCTTCTTCTTCGGGTGCATGGCGAATCTACCATGACTTCGTCCTCCGCCCTCCCTCCTTTTTCTTCCATTGTAACAACATTCGGAGACCACCACGACGACTGTGCCTTTGCAGCCATGAAATTCAATAGCAACCTTACCTAAAGAATTAGCCCTTTCTCTTTCTTGCGAGGATATTTCTGTGCACATACAAATTTGATTTTCTGATTTGGGATTATTTTCTTGGCGAGGACATTTGATGGGTTTCTTtataaactaaaataaaattagagtTACAGTGTAAGAAGGAGAACGGAGACATGGTGATTCACCATGGCACGAAGAAGATTGGTTGGGTGGGGGTAGACTTTGAAGAACAAATTGAAGGGGTGGCGTGGGTGGGTAGTTGTTTCTGGGGTTTGGCTGGGTGGGGAACTTGAAGggtttgagtttttatttttttttaattttaatgtttaaaatttgaaaatgatatATTTAATTAGCAAGTAACTAAGGTTAGAAGGATGGACACATGGCACCTAATaaggtgtatggtgagcatacccAAAGTTAGTgtgggtgagcaaaaatgcacccaaTTTTTAATGCATGTGTCCATTAACGACCAATaatataaaaactaaaatcaacTTTAATTATTTAGTAATAGTTAAAGTAACTATGGGGCTCAAtatgataataaaataaatatttgacacattcattgaaaaaaaaaaagatttagcATTTGTATTCAATTGACCACATCAGTCATCAAATATAATTTTGACATATTAGATTTGACATTtcttttggagatgctcttcAGAGTCAAATTATCAacaacaaatttattttttactagCTTAATTGTGGGTCTCTTATTCCACTACATTTTAGCCaatacaaattttgtttcaaccattttttttaataaatacaaCTATCTAAAGCTCTacattaataaataatatttgacaaTTTGGTTGGAGAAGcacaaaatttgacatatgacTATATGTTGCAACATCAACCATCAATTGTGATTTAACTGTTATAATTTGACATTTTGATTGAAGATGGTCTAAAAGAATTTTATTTAGGACCAAAGTTACAATTGAATGAAAGTTTAGAGAATATTgctccaattttctttttagatgTTAGTATACCTCTCTTGAATTTTcaacaaatttttatttaacattacaaactaaaataataataataataataataataataataaaaaagccTTACGCGGTTTAATTTGAatgttctttgtttttgtaatgGCATATTTTTCTTAGCCTTTTGCGTAAGTGTGCCGGCTAAACACTTTTATAATACTTCTGT
Protein-coding regions in this window:
- the LOC126590800 gene encoding uncharacterized protein LOC126590800; translation: MARFSIPLTGFLLLCCCLLSALRLTEADYFKYKDPKQPLNARIRDLMKQMTLAEKIGQMTQIERTVATPDVMTKYFIGSVLSGGGSVPAPKASAETWINLVNGLQKGSLSTRLGIPMIYGIDAVHGHNNVYNATIFPHNVGLGATRDPNLVKRIGEATALEVRATGIPYVFAPCIAVCRDPRWGRCYESYSEDHKIVQAMTEIIPGLQGDMPPTAQKGAPYVSTAKGKVAACAKHYLGDGGTTKGINENNTVIDLNGLLRIHMPAYLNSILKGVATVMVSYSSWNGKKMHANKELVTGYLKDKLRFRGFVISDWEGIDRITSPPKANYSYSVQAGVGAGIDMIMVPYNFTDFIDDLTYQVKNNIIPMSRIDDAVKRILRVKFVMGLFENPLADLSLASQLGSKEHRELAREAVRKSLVLLKNGKSAYKPLLPLPKKAGKILVAGSHADNLGNQCGGWTITWQGLEGNNNTMGTTILSAIKSTVDPTTQVVYNENPDANFVKSNKFSYAIVVVGEPPYAETFGDNLNLTIPQPGPSTIANVCGAVKCVVVVISGRPVVIQPYLAGIDALVAAWLPGTEGQGVTDALFGDYGFTGKLARTWFKTVDQLPMNVGDPHYDPLFPFGFGLTTKPTKN